Proteins from one Procambarus clarkii isolate CNS0578487 chromosome 72, FALCON_Pclarkii_2.0, whole genome shotgun sequence genomic window:
- the LOC138356420 gene encoding probable serine/threonine-protein kinase samkC: MRLFTLKELHHPKPSPGSHYTKPSPESNQTKPSSESHHTKPLPYHTKPSPESHHTKPSPKSHHTKPSPESNQTKPSSESHHTKPSPESNQTKPSSESHHTKPSPESNQTKPLSEFHHTKPLPESNQTKPSSESHHTKPTPESNQTKPSSESHHTKPSPESNQTKPSSESHHTKPSPESNQTKPSSESHHTKPSPESNHIKSLPESHHTKPLITSNLYQSSITPSLRLNLITPSLRLNLITPSLRPNLITPSLRLNLITPSLLYLITPSLCLYLITPSLCLYLTTPSLCLYLITSRLCQSHDTKPSSMSHHSKPSPLSHDTKPLPLSCHIKPCQSHHTKPLPLSHHIKTLPVSSHQAFVFVSSLQAFAFVS, from the coding sequence ATGCGGCTTTTCACCTTGAAAGAGTTACATCACCCCAAGCCTTCGCCTGGATCTCATTACACCAAGCCTTCGCCTGAATCTAATCAAACCAAACCTTCGTCTGAATCTCATCACACCAAACCTTTGCCTTATCACACCAAGCCTTCACCTGAATCTCATCACACCAAGCCTTCGCCTAAATCTCATCACACCAAGCCTTCGCCTGAATCTAATCAAACCAAACCTTCGTCTGAATCTCATCACACCAAGCCTTCGCCTGAATCTAATCAAACCAAACCTTCGTCTGAATCTCATCACACCAAGCCTTCGCCTGAATCTAATCAAACCAAACCTTTGTCTGAATTTCATCACACCAAGCCTTTGCCTGAATCTAATCAAACCAAACCTTCGTCTGAATCTCATCACACCAAGCCTACGCCTGAATCTAATCAAACCAAACCTTCGTCTGAATCTCATCACACCAAGCCTTCGCCTGAATCTAATCAAACCAAACCTTCGTCTGAATCTCATCACACCAAGCCTTCGCCTGAATCTAATCAAACCAAACCTTCGTCTGAATCTCATCACACCAAGCCTTCGCCTGAATCTAATCACATCAAATCTTTACCAGAGTCCCATCACACCAAGCCTTTAATCACATCAAATCTTTACCAGAGTTCCATCACACCAAGCCTTCGCCTGAATCTCATCACACCAAGCCTTCGCCTGAATCTCATCACACCAAGCCTTCGCCCAAATCTCATCACACCAAGCCTTCGCCTAAATCTCATCACACCAAGCCTTCTTTATCTCATCACACCAAGCCTTTGCCTTTATCTCATCACACCAAGCCTTTGCCTTTATCTCACCACACCAAGCCTTTGCCTTTATCTCATCACATCAAGACTTTGCCAGTCTCATGACACCAAGCCTTCGTCTATGTCTCATCACTCCAAGCCTTCGCCTTTGTCTCATGACACCAAGCCTTTGCCTTTATCTTGTCACATCAAGCCTTGTCAGTCTCATCACACCAAGCCTTTGCCTTTATCTCATCACATCAAGACTTTGCCAGTCTCTTCACACCAAGCCTTCGTCTTTGTCTCATCACTCCAAGCCTTCGCCTTTGTCTCATGA